The Larus michahellis chromosome 2, bLarMic1.1, whole genome shotgun sequence genome window below encodes:
- the FAM133B gene encoding protein FAM133B isoform X1, with translation MGKRDNRVAYMNPIAMARARGPAQNSGPTIQDYLNRPRPTWEEVKEQLEKKKKGSRALAEFEEKMNENWKKELEKHREKLLGGNESSSKKKEKKKKEKKKSNRLSSSSSSSSSSDSSSSSSDSEDEDKKQGKKKRKKKYRSSRKSSTSSTSESESDSKDSTKKKRSKEDYEREKEGKNHHRKRKKASRGDGPLSSESLSESDQTEEVQAKKKKNNEEKEKTAR, from the exons ATGGGGAAGCGGGACAACCGGGTG GCTTATATGAATCCCATAGCTATGGCCAGAGCGCGAGGTCCTGCACAAAATTCGGGACCAACAATACAAGACTACTTGAACAGGCCAAGACCAACATG GGAAGAAGTGAAAGAgcaactagaaaagaaaaagaaaggatccAGGGCTTTGGCTGAGTTTGAAGAAAAGATGAATGAG aattggaagaaagaactggaaaaacaCAGGGAGAAATTACTGGGTGGAAATGAGAGTTCCTCCAAAAAGAAGGAG aaaaagaaaaaggaaaagaagaaatctaaTAGG TtgtcttcatcttcctcttcttcatcaaGCTCTGATTCTTCCAGCAGTTCATCTGATTCAGAAGATGAG GAcaaaaagcaagggaagaaaaaaaggaaaaagaaataccgCTCCTCACGGAAATCTTCAACAAGCTCAACTTCCGAATCAGAGTCAGACAGCAAG gacagcacaaaaaagaaaaggtcaaagGAAGATTATGAAAGAGAGAAG gaaggaaaaaatcaccacaggaaaaggaagaaggccAGTCGTGGTGATGGACCTTTATCATCAGAATCCTTATCAGAATCGGATCAGACAGAGGAG